A genomic window from Mesosutterella faecium includes:
- a CDS encoding mechanosensitive ion channel family protein has translation MGYSEKIILAIVVLIVGKFIISAILNGIGRLRISRSLDSTARQYLMSFVQILLWVVLLIAVIQILGVPMASVITVLASCGLAIDLALQGALSNIAGGVMLMVFRPFNAGDYVAVAGSEGTVQGISLFYTTLVTVDNKRLVVPNSQIMNATITNFSSEKLRRVDLDFGVAKSEKPAEIQAIILDAIRDTKKVLSDPAPFARLSGGNDKQMTFTARAWCNSADYWDVYFDLNQNITEALGSKGVKAPAVRMIQD, from the coding sequence GTGGGCTACAGCGAAAAAATCATTCTCGCGATTGTCGTCCTCATCGTGGGAAAGTTTATCATCAGCGCCATCCTTAATGGCATCGGCCGCCTGAGGATCAGCCGCAGCCTGGATTCAACGGCCAGACAATACCTGATGTCATTCGTGCAGATATTGCTCTGGGTCGTGCTGCTGATCGCAGTCATCCAGATTCTGGGCGTGCCTATGGCCTCGGTCATCACCGTCCTCGCATCCTGCGGCCTGGCCATCGACCTCGCACTTCAGGGCGCGCTGTCCAACATTGCCGGCGGCGTCATGCTGATGGTCTTCCGTCCTTTCAATGCCGGCGATTATGTGGCCGTGGCGGGATCCGAGGGCACCGTTCAGGGCATCTCCCTTTTCTACACCACGCTCGTCACTGTGGACAACAAGCGTCTTGTCGTCCCCAACTCTCAGATCATGAACGCGACGATCACCAATTTCTCCTCCGAGAAACTGCGCCGCGTTGATCTCGACTTCGGAGTCGCCAAGTCTGAAAAGCCCGCCGAGATACAGGCGATCATCCTCGATGCCATTCGGGACACCAAGAAGGTTCTTTCCGACCCTGCCCCGTTTGCGCGCCTGAGCGGCGGCAACGACAAGCAGATGACCTTCACGGCCCGCGCCTGGTGCAACAGCGCCGACTACTGGGACGTTTACTTTGATCTGAACCAGAACATCACGGAAGCCCTGGGCAGCAAAGGCGTCAAGGCTCCTGCGGTCCGCATGATTCAGGACTAG
- the fsa gene encoding fructose-6-phosphate aldolase, whose product MDTANVDEIREFADMGIVYGVTTNPTLVAKSGRTQAEVIPDICRLIPGPVSAEVISTDCEGMVREARELAKIADNVVVKIPCIAEGLKAVKILSSEHIKTNVTLVFSLGQAMLAARAGATYVSPFIGRLDDIGEDGVGLVADMVQVFRTYGLKTQIIAASIRSVGHVNAVMKAGADIATIPTKVLRALLVHQLTDKGLAKFLEDYRASLK is encoded by the coding sequence ATGGATACCGCGAATGTAGATGAAATCAGAGAATTCGCGGACATGGGCATTGTTTACGGCGTCACGACCAACCCGACGCTGGTCGCGAAGTCAGGACGCACGCAGGCCGAGGTTATACCGGACATCTGCAGACTGATCCCTGGGCCGGTTTCCGCAGAAGTGATCAGCACCGACTGCGAAGGCATGGTTCGCGAAGCGCGGGAACTTGCAAAGATCGCCGATAACGTCGTCGTCAAGATTCCGTGCATCGCCGAAGGCCTGAAAGCGGTCAAGATCCTTTCCTCTGAGCACATCAAGACCAATGTGACTCTTGTTTTCAGCCTTGGACAGGCCATGCTTGCCGCCCGGGCCGGCGCGACTTATGTTTCGCCGTTCATCGGACGTCTGGACGATATCGGCGAGGACGGCGTGGGACTAGTGGCCGACATGGTTCAGGTCTTCAGGACCTACGGGCTTAAGACGCAGATCATCGCAGCAAGCATCCGCTCCGTGGGACATGTGAACGCCGTGATGAAGGCAGGCGCGGATATAGCGACGATTCCGACGAAGGTGCTGCGGGCGCTGCTGGTTCACCAGCTCACTGATAAGGGACTGGCCAAGTTCCTTGAGGACTACCGCGCGAGCCTGAAGTAA
- a CDS encoding AAA domain-containing protein, which yields MQETAQKIREEQASQTKALFGFARELGRVRRENITRLDRHPWHIRMSEIDASLPGVKKWTPESRTPNVLLRVEQQDLPACPGLPEELRPFVAEGWDRPEWEAPADVPGGDPKLARSWSAWLERRRSWLLNWDRCSRSLELFQNLYAQCRFIEDGNLRFVAKAGSISFASDEAHGAACHPVLSRPVLFRLSVEQGRAVITVQINESEPVRFESELLSDFQDDGFRLELCQGVRGSVDSASPHPFAPGPVRASFQNLAATISPECRWADAPQDIRFNEWCHFAFYEEPVLWIEERASGMAEASERIIRRINEGAEIPRHLIDLICGAAEKEEQGEAPGQKRESLEQRLASAGGEDEDILLTMPANREQLQVAREIRSRDAVLVMGPPGTGKTHTIANLISDFLAQGQTVLISSQKEKALRVLKSMMPAPLQDLCVSISSDQDDVLSTVQRLTDRLALVRIEELGRRIEAEEASRRATFEELGKTRNALYGELCREFRTVRLCGRDWTPSSLGRWLKEHSDLAEAIPDPELPEGPFPLSSEEARELGQLMKLAPGSGSPELLSGLPALSSLPDPVELAHLQAELQDLKAFIAKSGFSIESLDGEDGALRYRLGELSVVARHPQGEPMASLSEWLNRDRTIGEPEGWVMAARAAGAAGGALEGRWKKLGEAITSAAALAEKEMAQMDDLPVGIRKGTDRAALREALSYFRDNHINGEPGFLTKLTQKTRLAALACSSVGGHMPSSEHEYEAVLLRLNLEEARESLRKLWDDLITGAGGPAFDALGADHPEEQAKLRFAPRLEKALGWWSEWAQPLLERLRGLGVNPDALTGGTGAGPIESCEALTRNVESFIRPAAEADHARARMVLLGRRLAQARQALLQCARGTPQSDALCDELLAGLEESGERYEKAWKQLSELNRLQPRLERRKELLSRLMGSAPQWTREMFSAGGGGVPDNAAQAWDWRQLDAWFRKYLETDYGDLQKKAESLSSRLRAETVQLAADKAWLALARRMQGNRSLMQKLQGWAQIAARIGRGTSRSAEVLRAQARELIAECSQAIPCWIMPAEKALSTFDGSWKFDVVIIDEASQSDIASMPILFLAKKAIIAGDDRQVSPAAVGVGDSAVLALSRQYIQGRIANWPIYQAQSSLYDLAKTAYSPLMLREHFRCVPPIIGYSNELSYDGCILPLRDAASTSLLPAIVSCRVQGVRESNDTNRAEAEAIVGRIKACLAEPLYRDKTFGVIVMRSGRTGAQIQLINDLLYKALGPETIERHKILCGLSPDFQGDERDVIFLSLVDSPDGSKPLRKETAGSDDGMKKRWNVAVSRARDQIWAVYSFDPETQLQDGDIRKTFFDYLKKPDLGAAASGSAEMPEFAAEVASALESRRYRVLRGYRVGAFQLPLVVEGSGRKAVLECDGDLAHPDEERVMEELERQAILERVGWKFVRVRGGEWYRDPESALWWLVSDLEELGVKASDNADDADDAQKRNPELMKHIEASAGSYAKVLRRDVSLVAASRAKRERIIAELRKLGAEVDLEVRKGSARS from the coding sequence ATGCAGGAAACGGCTCAGAAAATAAGAGAAGAACAGGCCTCTCAAACCAAGGCGCTTTTTGGCTTCGCCCGGGAGCTCGGGCGGGTGAGGCGGGAAAACATCACCCGGCTCGATCGCCATCCCTGGCACATCAGGATGTCGGAGATCGACGCGTCGCTGCCCGGGGTGAAGAAGTGGACCCCGGAGAGCCGGACGCCCAATGTCCTGCTGCGCGTGGAGCAGCAGGATTTGCCCGCCTGCCCCGGACTGCCCGAAGAGCTTCGCCCCTTCGTCGCCGAGGGCTGGGACCGCCCCGAATGGGAGGCTCCGGCGGACGTTCCCGGGGGCGATCCGAAGCTCGCCCGGTCCTGGAGCGCCTGGCTTGAGCGGCGCAGGAGCTGGCTGCTGAACTGGGACCGCTGCTCGCGCTCACTCGAGCTTTTCCAGAACCTTTACGCGCAGTGCCGCTTCATCGAAGACGGCAACCTGCGCTTCGTGGCGAAGGCGGGCTCCATCAGCTTTGCTTCCGACGAGGCCCACGGCGCGGCATGCCATCCCGTGCTCAGCCGGCCGGTGCTGTTCCGCCTCAGCGTGGAGCAGGGGCGCGCGGTGATCACGGTCCAGATCAATGAGTCTGAGCCGGTGCGGTTCGAGTCCGAGCTGCTCTCGGATTTCCAGGATGACGGCTTCCGGCTGGAGCTCTGCCAGGGCGTGAGGGGAAGCGTCGACAGCGCCTCTCCCCACCCGTTTGCGCCCGGGCCCGTGCGGGCTTCTTTCCAGAATCTGGCGGCAACCATCTCGCCCGAGTGCCGCTGGGCGGACGCTCCGCAGGATATCCGCTTCAACGAGTGGTGCCATTTCGCGTTCTATGAGGAACCGGTGCTCTGGATTGAAGAGCGCGCATCGGGCATGGCCGAGGCTTCGGAACGGATCATCCGCCGCATCAACGAGGGGGCGGAAATTCCGCGTCATCTGATCGACCTGATCTGCGGGGCCGCGGAAAAAGAGGAGCAGGGCGAAGCGCCCGGGCAGAAGCGCGAATCGCTAGAGCAGCGCCTTGCCAGCGCCGGCGGCGAAGACGAGGACATCCTGCTCACCATGCCTGCCAACCGCGAGCAGCTGCAGGTTGCCCGTGAAATCCGCAGCCGGGACGCAGTCCTCGTCATGGGGCCGCCTGGAACAGGCAAGACGCATACCATCGCAAACCTGATTTCCGACTTTCTCGCACAAGGCCAGACGGTTCTCATTTCTTCGCAGAAGGAGAAGGCCCTTCGCGTCCTGAAGTCCATGATGCCCGCGCCGCTGCAGGATCTGTGCGTGTCGATTTCGAGCGACCAGGACGACGTGCTGTCCACCGTGCAGAGGCTCACGGACCGGCTCGCCCTCGTGCGCATCGAAGAGCTTGGGCGCAGGATCGAAGCTGAGGAAGCTTCGCGCCGCGCGACTTTCGAGGAGCTCGGGAAGACGCGCAACGCGCTTTACGGAGAACTCTGCCGCGAATTCCGCACGGTGAGGCTCTGCGGCAGGGACTGGACGCCGAGCAGCCTCGGGCGGTGGCTCAAGGAGCACTCCGATCTGGCCGAGGCGATCCCCGACCCGGAGCTGCCGGAAGGGCCTTTCCCGCTTTCCAGCGAGGAAGCCAGGGAGCTGGGACAGCTCATGAAGCTCGCGCCCGGCAGCGGCTCTCCGGAGCTTTTGTCCGGTCTGCCCGCGCTCTCCAGCCTCCCCGATCCGGTTGAGCTCGCGCATCTTCAGGCAGAGCTTCAGGACCTGAAGGCCTTCATTGCAAAAAGCGGCTTCTCCATCGAGTCGCTCGACGGTGAGGACGGCGCTTTGAGATACCGCCTGGGAGAGCTTTCCGTCGTTGCGCGCCATCCGCAGGGGGAGCCTATGGCTTCGCTCTCCGAGTGGCTGAACCGCGACCGGACGATAGGCGAGCCCGAAGGCTGGGTCATGGCCGCCAGGGCGGCCGGCGCCGCGGGAGGCGCGCTCGAGGGACGGTGGAAGAAGCTCGGCGAGGCCATCACGTCGGCGGCTGCTCTGGCCGAAAAGGAGATGGCCCAGATGGACGACCTGCCCGTCGGCATACGGAAGGGGACGGACCGGGCCGCGCTCAGGGAAGCGCTTTCGTATTTCCGCGACAATCACATCAACGGAGAGCCCGGCTTTCTCACCAAGCTCACGCAAAAGACGAGGCTTGCGGCGCTCGCGTGCTCTTCGGTGGGCGGGCACATGCCCTCCAGCGAGCATGAGTACGAGGCCGTGCTGCTCAGGCTGAACCTCGAGGAGGCCCGCGAGTCGCTGCGCAAGCTCTGGGACGACCTCATTACCGGCGCGGGCGGCCCAGCTTTTGATGCTCTCGGAGCGGATCATCCCGAGGAGCAGGCGAAGTTGCGCTTTGCGCCGAGGCTTGAGAAGGCCCTTGGATGGTGGTCCGAGTGGGCTCAGCCTCTGCTTGAGAGGCTGCGCGGACTGGGGGTGAACCCGGACGCGCTCACCGGAGGAACCGGGGCGGGCCCGATTGAAAGCTGCGAGGCCCTGACCCGCAATGTGGAGAGCTTTATCCGCCCGGCCGCAGAGGCCGACCACGCCCGGGCCCGCATGGTTCTTCTGGGAAGGCGGCTCGCCCAGGCAAGGCAGGCGCTGCTGCAGTGCGCCCGCGGAACCCCCCAGTCCGACGCCCTTTGCGATGAGCTTCTCGCCGGGCTTGAGGAAAGCGGGGAGCGCTATGAGAAGGCCTGGAAGCAGCTCTCGGAGCTCAACCGGCTGCAGCCCCGGCTCGAGCGCCGCAAGGAGCTTCTCTCCCGCCTCATGGGCTCGGCTCCGCAGTGGACCCGGGAGATGTTTTCCGCCGGAGGCGGCGGTGTGCCGGACAACGCCGCGCAGGCCTGGGACTGGCGGCAGCTTGACGCCTGGTTCAGGAAGTACCTTGAAACGGACTACGGGGATCTGCAGAAAAAGGCGGAATCCCTTTCGAGCCGGCTTCGCGCAGAGACGGTGCAGCTCGCCGCAGACAAGGCCTGGCTCGCCCTTGCGCGGCGCATGCAGGGCAACCGCTCCCTCATGCAGAAACTCCAGGGCTGGGCGCAGATCGCCGCCCGGATCGGGCGGGGCACCAGCCGCAGCGCCGAGGTGCTGCGCGCCCAGGCCCGTGAGCTCATAGCCGAGTGCTCGCAGGCTATTCCCTGCTGGATTATGCCTGCGGAGAAAGCGCTGAGCACTTTCGACGGATCGTGGAAATTCGACGTCGTGATCATCGACGAGGCCTCGCAGTCCGACATTGCCTCCATGCCGATTCTCTTTCTTGCCAAAAAGGCAATCATCGCAGGCGACGACCGGCAGGTCTCACCGGCCGCCGTAGGCGTCGGAGACTCGGCGGTCCTTGCTTTGTCGCGCCAGTACATCCAGGGCCGGATTGCAAACTGGCCGATCTACCAGGCTCAGTCCTCGCTCTATGACCTCGCGAAAACGGCCTATTCGCCTCTGATGTTGCGGGAGCATTTCCGATGCGTCCCGCCCATCATCGGCTATTCGAACGAACTCTCCTATGACGGGTGCATCCTGCCGCTGCGGGATGCGGCCTCGACCAGCCTCCTGCCGGCCATCGTTTCCTGCCGCGTGCAGGGCGTGCGCGAGAGCAATGACACCAACCGGGCTGAAGCCGAGGCGATTGTCGGCCGCATCAAGGCCTGCCTGGCCGAGCCCCTGTACAGGGACAAGACGTTCGGCGTCATCGTCATGCGTTCGGGGCGCACCGGCGCCCAGATCCAGCTGATCAACGATCTGCTCTACAAGGCGCTCGGCCCCGAGACGATCGAAAGGCACAAGATTCTCTGCGGCCTCTCCCCGGACTTTCAGGGCGATGAGCGCGACGTGATCTTTCTGTCGCTGGTGGATTCGCCCGATGGCAGCAAGCCTCTGCGCAAGGAGACGGCGGGCAGCGACGACGGAATGAAGAAGCGCTGGAACGTGGCTGTCTCCCGCGCCCGTGATCAAATCTGGGCCGTCTATTCGTTCGACCCCGAGACGCAGCTCCAGGACGGCGACATTAGAAAGACGTTTTTTGATTACCTGAAAAAGCCGGATCTGGGGGCAGCCGCTTCCGGGTCTGCCGAGATGCCGGAATTCGCCGCGGAAGTGGCCTCGGCGCTCGAGAGCCGCCGCTACAGGGTCCTGCGCGGCTACCGCGTCGGGGCTTTCCAGCTGCCGCTTGTGGTCGAAGGCTCGGGTCGGAAAGCGGTCCTTGAGTGCGACGGAGACCTTGCCCATCCTGATGAAGAGCGCGTCATGGAGGAGCTGGAGCGCCAGGCGATTCTCGAGCGGGTGGGCTGGAAATTCGTAAGGGTGCGGGGAGGGGAATGGTACAGGGACCCCGAGTCTGCGCTCTGGTGGCTTGTTTCCGATCTGGAGGAGCTCGGGGTGAAGGCCTCGGACAACGCAGACGACGCAGACGACGCTCAGAAGCGAAATCCCGAGCTCATGAAGCACATTGAGGCCTCGGCGGGCAGCTACGCGAAGGTTCTCCGCAGGGACGTGTCGCTTGTTGCCGCCAGCCGCGCCAAGCGCGAACGGATTATCGCTGAGCTTCGGAAGCTGGGCGCTGAGGTCGACTTAGAGGTGAGAAAAGGCTCTGCCCGGAGCTGA
- a CDS encoding UxaA family hydrolase, translating to MEFIGYRRSDGQVGVRNYVLILPGCACASETCRLAAAQVQGARNVVLNVGCSDVKANTEMNLRVLTGFALNPNVFGVVVVGLGCETVGHRELAAMIRRQTHKKVVSFGIQEEGGTVATTALVVKAAREMAAEASLAQRTPCPLSDLFVAIECGGSDATSGIAANPAVGNMSDRLVDAGASTVMSETVEFIGAEHILARRGATPEIHDQIIRICEEYEKHLAGVGQDCRTGQPTTGNKAGGLSTIEEKSLGCIYKGGTRPVVEVLREAQRPTKKGALIMDTPGYDIASVTSMVAGGATLVVFTTGRGTPTGHALAPVIKVTGNRETAHRMADNMDIDVSGILEGDLTIEQAGSRILEEVVKVAGGKTTKAESFGFSDIAVDHICRFI from the coding sequence ATGGAATTTATAGGTTACAGGCGCTCCGATGGCCAGGTCGGAGTCCGCAACTACGTACTGATCCTTCCGGGCTGCGCTTGCGCCTCCGAGACCTGCCGGCTTGCAGCAGCCCAGGTCCAGGGGGCTAGAAACGTCGTCCTCAATGTCGGCTGTTCGGACGTCAAGGCCAACACAGAAATGAACCTGCGAGTTCTGACGGGCTTTGCCCTGAACCCAAACGTTTTCGGCGTGGTTGTCGTCGGGCTGGGCTGTGAGACTGTGGGGCACAGGGAGCTTGCCGCGATGATTCGCCGGCAGACCCATAAAAAGGTAGTCTCCTTCGGCATTCAGGAAGAAGGCGGTACGGTGGCGACGACGGCTCTGGTCGTGAAGGCAGCCCGGGAAATGGCCGCTGAGGCGAGTCTCGCGCAGCGCACGCCCTGTCCCTTGTCGGATCTTTTTGTCGCGATTGAGTGCGGAGGCTCCGATGCAACAAGCGGCATCGCTGCCAATCCTGCCGTTGGCAACATGTCGGATCGGCTGGTCGATGCGGGAGCGAGCACTGTCATGTCCGAGACGGTCGAGTTCATCGGGGCAGAGCACATCCTTGCGCGCCGCGGAGCAACGCCGGAAATCCATGACCAGATCATCCGCATCTGCGAGGAGTATGAAAAGCACCTGGCCGGCGTGGGTCAGGACTGCCGGACGGGGCAGCCTACGACCGGCAACAAGGCCGGCGGCTTGTCCACCATTGAGGAAAAGTCTCTGGGCTGCATCTACAAGGGAGGAACCAGGCCGGTCGTAGAAGTTTTGCGTGAGGCTCAGAGGCCGACAAAAAAGGGTGCGCTCATAATGGATACTCCGGGCTATGACATAGCCTCCGTCACCAGCATGGTGGCGGGAGGTGCAACCCTGGTCGTCTTTACCACCGGGCGAGGAACGCCGACCGGACATGCTCTGGCTCCGGTGATTAAAGTGACAGGCAATCGCGAGACAGCGCACCGGATGGCGGACAATATGGACATAGATGTCTCGGGCATTCTCGAGGGCGATCTCACCATTGAACAGGCGGGAAGCAGGATTCTTGAAGAAGTGGTGAAGGTTGCCGGCGGAAAAACAACGAAGGCTGAGTCTTTCGGTTTTTCGGATATCGCAGTGGATCACATCTGCCGGTTCATTTGA
- a CDS encoding DUF4143 domain-containing protein produces the protein MDRELEEAKRLAEHAQSFIILVRGIRGTGKTRLVKRLFPDFRYVSCRSVKTRNLAQNAPEAFHSVYGSPLIIDDCEKAPRLIEHEAAGAESRKLVLVGNPGHKELQKLRSGSRSPFMKIELMPVPEKHEAFEELIAGSKPQEAEIEIAGLACGALPSLNGTPPGHESDFWSDWTAAFMEETAESLLRVNDPESFYRFMKSTAAASGREINMSEIARGCGKTSMTVASWLQALSDACVIHELRPLKTEHRRPIKRSKSLFADPGLAAYLLDAAEPGILSRSPFLPGLMINEAACGLSGGIWGDTERISYYRDSNNVGIDLIYSRQGILHPISAASTEEQLRLKIKHFGVLEKLGENRSAGLMLVSEPELQRICTKCGVSSILFRAD, from the coding sequence ATGGACAGAGAGCTTGAGGAGGCGAAGAGGCTCGCAGAGCACGCACAGTCGTTCATCATTCTGGTGCGAGGGATCCGGGGCACGGGGAAAACAAGACTCGTGAAACGCCTGTTCCCGGATTTCAGATACGTTTCCTGCCGTTCGGTCAAAACGAGAAACCTGGCGCAGAACGCTCCTGAAGCGTTCCACTCGGTCTACGGGAGCCCGCTCATAATTGACGACTGTGAAAAAGCCCCCCGCCTGATCGAACATGAGGCAGCCGGAGCTGAAAGCCGGAAGCTCGTTCTGGTAGGCAACCCCGGACACAAAGAGCTTCAAAAGCTCAGGAGCGGAAGCCGCTCGCCCTTTATGAAAATAGAACTAATGCCTGTCCCGGAGAAACATGAGGCGTTTGAGGAACTTATTGCCGGAAGCAAGCCGCAGGAAGCAGAGATAGAGATCGCAGGGCTGGCCTGCGGCGCTCTTCCCTCGCTAAACGGTACGCCGCCAGGCCATGAGTCCGACTTTTGGTCTGACTGGACCGCGGCCTTCATGGAGGAAACGGCCGAAAGCCTTTTGAGGGTCAATGATCCGGAATCGTTCTACCGCTTCATGAAGTCAACCGCTGCCGCCTCGGGGCGAGAGATAAACATGAGTGAGATCGCCCGAGGCTGCGGCAAAACCTCCATGACGGTCGCTTCCTGGCTTCAGGCGCTGAGCGATGCATGCGTCATCCATGAGCTGCGGCCGCTCAAAACAGAGCACCGCCGCCCGATCAAGCGCTCAAAATCACTTTTCGCAGACCCAGGACTTGCGGCCTATCTCCTCGATGCCGCTGAGCCGGGTATTCTCAGCAGGAGCCCGTTCCTGCCCGGACTTATGATCAATGAGGCGGCCTGCGGGCTGTCCGGTGGGATTTGGGGAGACACGGAGCGCATCAGCTACTACAGAGACTCGAACAACGTCGGCATAGACCTGATCTACAGCCGGCAGGGAATCCTTCACCCAATATCTGCCGCCAGCACGGAAGAGCAGCTCAGACTCAAGATAAAGCATTTCGGCGTTCTTGAAAAATTAGGTGAAAACCGCTCCGCAGGCCTCATGCTCGTGAGTGAGCCAGAGCTGCAGAGAATCTGTACAAAGTGCGGCGTGAGTTCAATCTTGTTCCGGGCGGACTGA
- a CDS encoding ketopantoate reductase family protein: protein MKRIQSAAIIGMGALGILYGHLLSTGGACSLQFVMDAGRKARYEKNGVFCNGRRCDFDMRLPAEAVRPDLLIFATKYAGLPGALELARQIVRPDTIVISLMNGITSEEMIEEKLGAGTVLYAVAQGMDATREGTSMNYAHAGTVCVGCPQTEPQKLPALEALCEFFLRSGVPFVRDEDILHRLWAKWMLNVGVNQVCMVKAGGYGIVQKPGEARRLMQEAMREALLVARASGVNVTQKDLQDYVRLIDGLAPDGMPSMRQDGLARRPSEVELFSGTVLRKAHQLNISVPVNEWLYKEIKKIEAGYRQEA, encoded by the coding sequence ATGAAGCGCATTCAATCCGCCGCCATCATAGGAATGGGGGCGCTGGGGATACTCTACGGACATCTCCTGTCGACAGGCGGTGCCTGCTCGCTGCAGTTTGTCATGGACGCCGGGCGGAAGGCCCGCTATGAAAAAAACGGAGTTTTCTGCAACGGCAGGCGATGTGATTTCGACATGAGGCTGCCGGCGGAGGCCGTTCGGCCGGATCTTTTGATTTTCGCCACGAAATACGCGGGTCTGCCCGGGGCTCTGGAGCTGGCCCGGCAGATTGTGAGGCCGGACACCATCGTGATCTCGCTGATGAACGGGATCACCAGCGAGGAGATGATCGAAGAGAAGCTCGGCGCAGGGACGGTTCTTTATGCCGTGGCCCAGGGCATGGATGCGACCCGTGAAGGCACGTCCATGAACTATGCGCACGCAGGGACTGTCTGTGTGGGGTGCCCTCAGACAGAGCCGCAGAAGCTGCCCGCGCTTGAGGCGCTCTGCGAGTTCTTTCTCCGCTCGGGCGTTCCCTTCGTTCGGGATGAGGACATCCTGCACCGGCTCTGGGCCAAATGGATGCTCAACGTCGGGGTCAACCAGGTCTGCATGGTGAAGGCCGGGGGCTACGGCATTGTCCAGAAGCCGGGGGAGGCGCGCCGTCTCATGCAGGAAGCCATGCGCGAGGCGCTGCTTGTCGCCCGCGCAAGCGGCGTCAACGTGACGCAGAAGGATCTCCAGGATTATGTGAGGCTGATCGACGGGCTTGCTCCGGACGGCATGCCCTCGATGCGCCAGGACGGGCTTGCCCGCAGGCCCTCTGAGGTTGAGCTTTTTTCCGGCACGGTTCTGAGGAAGGCGCATCAGCTCAATATTTCCGTGCCTGTGAACGAGTGGCTTTACAAGGAAATTAAGAAAATCGAGGCCGGGTATCGACAGGAAGCTTGA
- a CDS encoding UxaA family hydrolase, producing MPKALHIHASDNVAVCTSAVKKGDEVEILEPGGGRRKVRAASDIAFCNKIALEDIPAGSGVVKYGEVIGRATALIRRGELANDSNIASQPRKYEDEYLLKQRR from the coding sequence ATGCCAAAGGCTTTGCATATTCATGCTTCGGACAATGTAGCCGTCTGCACTTCGGCGGTTAAGAAAGGCGATGAGGTTGAGATCCTTGAACCGGGCGGAGGGCGACGGAAGGTGCGGGCCGCATCGGACATCGCATTCTGCAACAAGATCGCCTTGGAAGATATTCCTGCGGGTTCCGGAGTGGTGAAATACGGTGAGGTCATCGGCCGCGCCACTGCTCTGATCAGACGAGGCGAACTCGCGAATGACTCGAACATCGCGAGTCAGCCAAGGAAGTATGAAGACGAATACCTTCTGAAGCAGAGGAGATGA
- a CDS encoding NAD-dependent dehydratase produces the protein MNGDGKTLLVLGATGLVGGEVLKAAALCDEVKAVVAPTRRPLQAGCAGPKVLNPALDYERIDPGLGWWKADALICCLGTTIKKAGSRQNFYRVDHDYPILAARAARKNGVRTCVLISAIGADPHSSIFYTRVKGETEEDMKKVGFESLAFLRPNVLSGGRREFRLGEEMMIAALTVVGPLLPKKFRLCPAENVARVALRIALRPWPGVGVVGSEDMSV, from the coding sequence ATGAACGGAGATGGAAAAACTCTGCTGGTGTTGGGAGCCACGGGGCTCGTTGGCGGCGAAGTTCTCAAGGCGGCCGCCCTCTGCGACGAGGTGAAAGCAGTTGTCGCTCCTACGCGCAGACCGCTTCAGGCAGGCTGCGCAGGCCCCAAGGTGCTCAATCCGGCGCTGGATTACGAACGAATTGACCCAGGCCTTGGCTGGTGGAAGGCTGATGCGCTCATCTGCTGCCTCGGGACCACGATCAAAAAAGCAGGATCGCGTCAAAACTTTTACCGCGTAGATCACGACTATCCGATTCTTGCGGCCCGCGCGGCCCGGAAAAACGGTGTGCGGACCTGCGTTCTGATCTCCGCCATCGGGGCGGATCCCCATTCCTCCATTTTTTACACCCGCGTGAAGGGCGAGACCGAGGAGGACATGAAAAAAGTGGGGTTCGAATCTCTTGCGTTTTTGAGGCCCAATGTGCTTTCAGGAGGCCGCCGGGAGTTTAGGCTGGGTGAGGAGATGATGATCGCGGCTCTCACGGTCGTCGGTCCCCTTCTTCCGAAAAAGTTCCGTCTCTGCCCGGCAGAGAATGTCGCCCGGGTGGCTCTGCGGATTGCTCTGAGGCCCTGGCCCGGCGTGGGGGTCGTGGGTTCTGAAGACATGTCTGTGTGA